Proteins found in one Amycolatopsis umgeniensis genomic segment:
- a CDS encoding S8 family serine peptidase, whose protein sequence is MLTAGTAALVTALGLVSPPVAAAETGQSPDSFSENTIRQIEALQSIKKSQTASESKVDSRLLVEQKLRAQRMSASAVPALGSGANVSAAGTVLVDIRGQVSEELLKSLRESGAGIRAVSERYGSVRAEVPLNAVPVIAGREDVKKVETANEAFTARQLAEPSAAGKQAKTESKEEKGARIAAELKKAVEAKGQVGIAAGPINSEGDRAHNADTARQQFGVTGVGTKICALSDGVDSLATSQARGELPAGVDVIPGQEGDGDEGTAMLEIIHDLAPNASLGFASAFNSDASFADNIRKLRFDAHCDVIVDDVLYFKESPFQDWIIAQAVNDVTANGALYFSSAGNEGNVADGTSGHWEGDFVDSGKSVGKFAGTAHNFAGAAGNQIFEPISNASGAVPVTLFWSDPLGRSNNDYDLYLLNAAGNVVDLSQDVQTGTQDAYERVDTTGAAGLRLAIVKFSGEGRYLSLSALRGRFTDSADGLKAYTKPGVTVGHSAARDAFSVAAAPAAKAFPRALEPGDPANPAGPFPAAFGATTKVERFTSDGPRRMFYQADGTPITPGNVSGTGGEVRAKPDFTAADGVSTSVTGFTTFYGTSAAAPHAAAIAGLVLSGNPGLPPADVREALINTAVDILAPGRDPSSGAGVILADKVLAYTGASPQPLATAGQPTVTPADGGSALDPGDTAKVTLPVTNRGDGTASSTSVVLTSPTPGVTVAPRSKSYGTISPGQTGVNDFTITVPTTQELGVPVVLNARVTFAGSFSPSTSTFSLPVGTPSPVTQNFAYAGAAVAIPDSDPTGVTVPITVSGVGRASKLTFSVDGATCNTDQTSTTVGINHSYVGDLVGTLTSPAGAKATVFQRGGGSGNNVCQVVFADTATALFSSAPAANAPFTGTYKPVQPLGGLTTGTAADGVWTFTAVDVAGGDTGSIRSISLHVNGFVQPGVAERPAGVGKSVGKGPVKPV, encoded by the coding sequence ATCCTGACCGCAGGCACGGCGGCACTCGTCACCGCGCTCGGCCTGGTCAGTCCGCCCGTCGCGGCGGCGGAAACGGGCCAATCCCCGGACTCGTTCTCGGAGAACACGATCCGGCAGATCGAGGCCCTGCAGTCGATCAAGAAGAGCCAGACCGCCAGCGAGTCCAAAGTGGACAGCAGGCTGCTCGTCGAACAGAAACTCCGCGCTCAACGCATGTCGGCCTCCGCGGTTCCCGCACTGGGGTCTGGGGCGAATGTCTCCGCGGCCGGCACCGTACTCGTGGACATCCGGGGCCAGGTCTCGGAAGAACTCCTGAAGAGCCTGCGTGAATCCGGTGCGGGGATTCGCGCGGTCTCCGAACGTTACGGCAGCGTGCGCGCCGAAGTGCCGCTGAACGCTGTCCCGGTGATCGCCGGACGCGAGGACGTCAAGAAGGTCGAGACCGCCAACGAGGCGTTCACCGCCCGTCAGCTGGCCGAGCCTTCCGCCGCGGGCAAGCAGGCGAAGACGGAGAGCAAGGAAGAGAAGGGCGCCCGGATCGCGGCCGAGCTGAAGAAGGCCGTCGAGGCCAAGGGCCAGGTCGGCATCGCCGCCGGGCCGATCAACAGCGAAGGCGATCGTGCGCACAACGCCGACACCGCGCGCCAGCAGTTCGGCGTCACCGGGGTGGGCACCAAGATCTGCGCGCTGTCCGACGGCGTCGACTCGCTCGCGACCTCGCAGGCTCGCGGCGAACTCCCGGCGGGCGTCGACGTGATCCCCGGTCAGGAGGGCGACGGCGACGAAGGCACCGCCATGCTCGAGATCATCCACGATCTCGCGCCGAACGCGTCGCTCGGTTTCGCCAGCGCGTTCAACTCCGACGCCAGCTTCGCCGACAACATCCGCAAGCTGCGCTTCGACGCGCACTGCGACGTCATCGTCGACGACGTCCTGTACTTCAAGGAATCGCCGTTCCAGGACTGGATCATCGCCCAGGCCGTGAACGACGTGACCGCCAACGGCGCGCTGTACTTCTCCTCGGCCGGTAACGAGGGCAACGTCGCCGACGGCACCTCCGGCCACTGGGAAGGCGACTTCGTCGACTCCGGCAAGAGCGTCGGCAAGTTCGCCGGTACCGCGCACAACTTCGCCGGAGCCGCGGGCAACCAGATCTTCGAGCCGATCTCGAACGCGTCCGGGGCCGTGCCGGTCACCTTGTTCTGGTCGGACCCGCTGGGCCGCTCGAACAACGACTACGACCTGTACCTGCTGAACGCGGCGGGCAACGTCGTCGACCTGAGCCAGGACGTCCAGACCGGCACCCAGGACGCCTACGAGCGGGTGGACACCACGGGCGCCGCCGGGCTGCGGCTGGCCATCGTCAAGTTCTCCGGTGAGGGCCGCTACCTGTCGCTGTCCGCGCTGCGCGGCCGTTTCACCGACTCGGCCGACGGCCTCAAGGCCTACACCAAACCCGGCGTGACCGTGGGTCACTCGGCGGCGCGGGACGCGTTCAGCGTCGCGGCGGCTCCGGCGGCGAAGGCGTTCCCGCGTGCCCTCGAACCGGGCGACCCGGCCAACCCGGCCGGTCCGTTCCCCGCCGCCTTCGGCGCGACCACGAAGGTCGAACGGTTCACTTCGGACGGTCCGCGGCGGATGTTCTACCAGGCCGACGGCACCCCGATCACCCCGGGCAACGTGTCCGGGACCGGTGGTGAGGTCCGCGCCAAGCCGGACTTCACCGCGGCCGACGGCGTCTCGACCAGCGTCACCGGCTTCACCACGTTCTACGGCACGTCGGCCGCCGCGCCGCACGCCGCCGCGATCGCGGGCCTGGTGCTTTCGGGCAACCCGGGGCTTCCCCCGGCCGACGTGCGCGAGGCGCTGATCAACACCGCCGTCGACATCCTGGCCCCGGGCCGTGACCCCTCCAGCGGCGCGGGCGTCATCCTCGCCGACAAGGTGCTCGCGTACACCGGTGCCAGCCCGCAGCCGCTCGCGACCGCGGGCCAGCCGACGGTCACCCCGGCCGACGGCGGCTCCGCGCTCGACCCGGGCGACACCGCCAAGGTGACCCTGCCGGTGACCAACCGCGGCGACGGCACCGCGTCGTCGACCAGCGTCGTGCTCACCAGCCCGACCCCCGGTGTCACGGTGGCGCCGCGGTCGAAGTCGTACGGCACGATCAGCCCCGGGCAGACCGGCGTGAACGACTTCACCATCACCGTTCCCACCACGCAGGAACTCGGTGTGCCGGTGGTGCTGAACGCCAGGGTGACTTTCGCGGGTTCGTTCTCGCCGAGCACGTCGACGTTCTCGCTGCCTGTCGGCACGCCGTCGCCGGTGACGCAGAACTTCGCCTACGCCGGTGCGGCGGTGGCCATCCCGGACAGCGACCCGACCGGCGTGACCGTGCCGATCACGGTGAGCGGCGTGGGACGCGCGTCGAAGCTGACGTTCTCGGTGGACGGGGCCACGTGCAACACCGACCAGACCTCGACGACGGTGGGCATCAACCACTCGTACGTCGGTGACCTGGTCGGCACGCTGACCTCGCCGGCGGGCGCGAAGGCGACCGTGTTCCAGCGCGGCGGCGGCTCGGGCAACAACGTGTGCCAGGTCGTCTTCGCCGACACCGCGACCGCTCTGTTCAGTTCGGCGCCCGCGGCGAATGCCCCGTTCACCGGGACCTACAAGCCGGTGCAGCCGTTGGGCGGCCTCACCACCGGTACGGCGGCCGACGGTGTCTGGACGTTCACCGCGGTGGACGTCGCCGGTGGCGACACCGGTTCGATCCGCTCGATCTCCTTGCACGTCAACGGTTTCGTCCAGCCCGGGGTGGCTGAGCGGCCCGCGGGCGTCGGGAAGTCGGTCGGCAAGGGGCCGGTGAAGCCGGTCTAG
- a CDS encoding EAL domain-containing protein, giving the protein MTLQIAVRFAYQPLYSLHTGGVVAFEALARPGRGTAHELLADARRSGRLAEVDIGLAAEAVRQQNEPQTTLPLHLNLSARTLAAPASQFDPLTEALSLSGRRTRDVVLEIGPPFAQVPADQLLSGMRRLTDLGFRLALDGLGRGDLPLTLLASAPIDLVKLDRSVLRGLPHDPAAVAVVEAVLHFASRTDNRLVATGLETTEQLESARRLGVRIAQGNLLAPPDGNHAPLPAPDAPGPFIPGTARARRVGDFLRPATTLPEAATCDDVREVLAAADGPSGIVGIDDRHRPQWSIDRTRFLVAVTGLYGHALHAKRPASRLADRPHTIHADASALEFLELVTDADWGRTGDDVVVVDDRGRCVGVVLVNEVVRGVAEAKVEEAVSLSPLTRLPGSDAVARDVDRRINAREPFVAAWLDVDSFKTVNDTAGFAAGDDLIRTLGRTLTDLESRLRRMRVSHVGGDDFLIACDVDEIGTVAAALLDTPWSADELPVTVSLATLVCGNGAIRSYKDASRLLAPLKKRAKEVPGSSWVLGRPGSERVEVLRGITTRGLPAQRAAAGF; this is encoded by the coding sequence GTGACGTTGCAGATCGCGGTCCGCTTCGCATACCAGCCGTTGTACAGCCTGCACACCGGTGGCGTCGTCGCGTTCGAAGCCCTGGCGCGGCCGGGCCGCGGCACCGCCCACGAACTGCTGGCCGACGCCCGGCGCAGCGGCAGGCTGGCCGAGGTCGACATCGGCCTCGCCGCCGAAGCCGTCCGGCAGCAGAACGAGCCGCAGACCACCCTCCCCCTGCACCTGAACCTGTCCGCGCGGACACTGGCCGCGCCCGCGTCCCAGTTCGACCCGCTGACCGAGGCGCTCAGCCTGTCCGGCCGCCGGACAAGGGACGTCGTGCTGGAGATCGGGCCTCCGTTCGCCCAGGTCCCCGCCGACCAGCTGCTCAGCGGGATGCGACGGCTGACCGACCTCGGCTTCCGGCTCGCGCTCGACGGCCTCGGCCGCGGCGACCTGCCGCTCACGCTGCTGGCCTCCGCGCCGATCGACCTGGTGAAACTGGACCGCAGCGTGCTGCGTGGCCTGCCGCACGACCCGGCCGCCGTCGCGGTGGTCGAGGCCGTGCTGCATTTCGCGTCGCGGACCGACAACCGGCTGGTCGCGACCGGACTCGAGACCACCGAGCAGCTGGAGTCCGCGCGCAGGCTCGGCGTGCGGATCGCGCAGGGAAACCTGCTCGCCCCGCCGGACGGCAACCACGCGCCGCTGCCCGCGCCGGACGCGCCCGGCCCGTTCATCCCCGGTACCGCGCGCGCCCGCCGCGTCGGCGACTTCCTCCGGCCCGCGACCACCCTGCCGGAAGCCGCGACCTGTGACGACGTACGCGAGGTGCTGGCCGCCGCCGACGGGCCGAGCGGCATCGTCGGCATCGACGACCGGCACCGTCCACAGTGGTCGATCGACCGGACGCGGTTCCTGGTCGCGGTCACCGGGTTGTACGGCCACGCCCTGCACGCCAAACGGCCGGCTTCGCGGCTCGCCGACCGGCCGCACACGATCCACGCCGACGCGAGCGCGCTGGAGTTCCTCGAATTGGTCACCGACGCGGACTGGGGCCGGACCGGTGACGACGTCGTGGTGGTCGACGACCGCGGCCGGTGCGTCGGCGTGGTGCTGGTGAACGAGGTCGTCCGCGGGGTGGCGGAGGCGAAGGTCGAGGAGGCCGTCTCACTGAGCCCGCTGACCCGTCTGCCCGGCAGCGACGCCGTCGCCAGGGACGTCGACCGCCGGATCAACGCGCGGGAGCCGTTCGTCGCGGCCTGGCTGGACGTCGACTCGTTCAAGACGGTCAACGACACCGCCGGATTCGCCGCCGGTGACGACCTGATCCGCACGCTCGGCCGGACGCTCACCGATCTGGAGTCGCGGCTGCGGAGGATGCGCGTCAGCCATGTCGGCGGGGACGACTTCCTGATCGCCTGTGACGTCGACGAGATCGGCACGGTCGCCGCCGCGCTGCTCGACACGCCGTGGTCGGCCGACGAGCTGCCGGTGACGGTTTCCCTCGCGACCCTGGTGTGCGGGAACGGCGCGATCCGGTCCTACAAGGACGCTTCCCGGCTCCTGGCGCCGTTGAAGAAGCGCGCCAAGGAGGTCCCGGGGTCGAGCTGGGTGCTCGGGCGGCCGGGTTCGGAACGCGTCGAGGTGCTGCGCGGGATCACGACGCGAGGTCTCCCCGCTCAACGCGCCGCCGCCGGCTTCTGA
- a CDS encoding SDR family oxidoreductase: MTDLMRDKVVVVSGVGPGLGRSIAVRSAAAGADVVLAARTEARLAEVAKEVDALGRRAVTVPTDITDDASAANLAEAALKAFGRVDALVNNAFAIPPIMDLADVDLNDVRAGFETNVLAALRLTRLFTPSLEESGGSVVMINSAVLRHSRRTFGAYKMAKSSLLALAQSLASELGPRGIRVNSVAPGYIWADSLKWYFAYLAKERGVTPEQVYAETAETIDLRRLPEPDEIADTVVFLTSSLARCVTGQCLDVNAGEYHH, encoded by the coding sequence ATGACGGACCTGATGCGGGACAAGGTGGTCGTGGTCTCCGGCGTCGGGCCGGGGCTCGGCCGGTCCATCGCGGTGCGTTCCGCCGCCGCGGGCGCCGACGTCGTCCTCGCCGCCCGCACCGAAGCCCGGCTGGCCGAGGTCGCCAAGGAGGTCGACGCGCTCGGCCGTCGTGCGGTCACCGTGCCCACCGACATCACCGACGACGCTTCGGCCGCGAACCTCGCCGAGGCCGCGCTGAAGGCTTTCGGCAGAGTGGACGCGTTGGTGAACAACGCTTTCGCCATCCCGCCGATCATGGATCTCGCCGACGTCGACCTGAACGACGTCCGGGCAGGCTTCGAGACCAACGTGCTCGCCGCGCTCAGGCTCACGCGACTGTTCACGCCCTCGCTCGAAGAGAGCGGCGGTTCGGTGGTGATGATCAATTCGGCCGTGCTCCGGCATTCCCGGCGGACTTTCGGCGCGTACAAGATGGCGAAGTCGAGCTTGCTCGCGCTCGCGCAGAGCCTCGCTTCGGAGCTCGGGCCGCGCGGGATCCGGGTCAACTCCGTGGCGCCCGGCTACATCTGGGCGGACTCGCTGAAGTGGTACTTCGCCTATCTGGCCAAGGAACGCGGTGTGACACCGGAGCAGGTGTACGCCGAGACGGCGGAGACGATCGACCTCCGGCGTCTTCCGGAACCGGACGAGATCGCCGACACCGTCGTGTTCCTGACATCGTCGCTCGCCCGGTGCGTCACCGGCCAGTGCCTCGACGTCAACGCCGGCGAATACCACCACTGA
- a CDS encoding lycopene cyclase family protein: MADVVIAGGGPAGRALARACARRGLSTTLIDPAPGRRWRATYGLWADELPSLPESAIACAPSRTLAFGTRPHLLDRQYLVVDNAGLRSWLDGGYQVVAGAVAGVDHGARGSSVRLEDGRVLAAGLYVDASGARPRGKRYEQTAFGVVLPAEDAQRLADSPETAVFMDWRGSEQGFLYVLPLGDGTVLVEETSLARKPGLPLELLAVRLRARLAAAGLTSAGREERVRIVLDVPAPRRGRTVPFGAAAGLVHPATGYSVATSVRLADPVAVAVAKVWDRGPAEVASAAHRALWPSSARTVHGLRRHGLRALCGMPPETVPVFFDLFFALPTGLQRAFTSGREDVPGTVEAMSALFRTAPWRVRKHLIGWRALRRSR; this comes from the coding sequence GTGGCGGACGTGGTGATCGCGGGCGGCGGCCCGGCCGGGCGGGCGCTCGCCCGTGCCTGCGCGCGGCGAGGCCTCTCGACGACCCTGATCGACCCGGCGCCGGGCAGGCGCTGGCGGGCGACCTACGGGCTGTGGGCCGACGAGCTGCCGTCGCTGCCCGAGAGCGCCATCGCCTGCGCGCCTTCGAGGACGCTCGCGTTCGGAACCAGGCCGCATTTGCTCGACCGGCAGTACCTCGTGGTGGACAACGCCGGTCTGCGCTCGTGGCTGGACGGCGGCTACCAGGTCGTCGCCGGGGCGGTGGCCGGCGTCGACCACGGCGCGCGGGGCTCGTCGGTGCGGCTCGAGGACGGACGGGTCCTGGCGGCGGGCCTGTACGTCGACGCTTCCGGCGCCCGGCCGAGGGGGAAGCGGTACGAGCAGACGGCGTTCGGCGTCGTCCTGCCCGCCGAGGACGCGCAACGCCTGGCCGACAGCCCGGAAACCGCCGTGTTCATGGACTGGCGCGGCAGCGAACAGGGTTTCCTGTACGTGTTGCCGCTCGGCGACGGCACCGTCCTGGTCGAGGAGACCTCGCTGGCCCGCAAGCCCGGCCTGCCGCTGGAGCTCCTGGCCGTGCGCCTGCGTGCCCGGCTGGCGGCCGCCGGGCTGACGTCGGCCGGGCGCGAGGAACGGGTGCGCATCGTGCTCGACGTGCCGGCGCCCCGACGCGGCCGGACGGTGCCGTTCGGGGCCGCGGCCGGGCTGGTGCATCCGGCCACCGGGTACAGCGTGGCGACCTCGGTGCGGCTCGCGGACCCGGTCGCCGTCGCCGTCGCCAAGGTCTGGGACCGGGGCCCCGCCGAGGTCGCGTCGGCCGCTCACCGGGCGCTGTGGCCGTCTTCGGCGCGCACCGTGCACGGATTGCGGCGGCACGGGCTGCGGGCGCTGTGCGGGATGCCGCCCGAAACGGTCCCGGTGTTCTTCGATCTGTTCTTCGCCTTGCCCACCGGACTCCAACGGGCTTTCACCAGCGGCCGCGAAGACGTTCCGGGAACCGTCGAAGCGATGTCGGCACTTTTCCGGACAGCGCCATGGCGAGTGAGAAAACACCTGATCGGGTGGCGTGCGTTACGCCGTTCTAGGTAA
- a CDS encoding sulfotransferase family protein, with product MLPGRENVGTVEDLHASAAKLTGLDDFGGEDHLEGLRVLLDSYAGEAGLTPYGNKIHRAFLRGALVARSLSEASWKQHPEYAGVPVERPIFVTGLPRTGTTALHRLLTEDPAHQGLEVWLTEVPQPRPPRETWAENPVFQGIQAGYEKHHVEHPEFMGLHHMSAGQVEECWQLLRQSLKSVSYECLAHVPSYSRWLDGQSWTDAYRRHRRNLQLIGLPDAGRRWVLKNPSHLFALDALLEVYPDALIVQTHRAPSTIIASVCSLNEQASDGWSDVFRGDVIGRAQLDLWARGAERSLEARKRYDPAQFCDVRYEDFVADPIGTVEGVYRHFGLPLSGEARDAMTVVHAESRSGERKPVHRYDLADFGLTAGEVDERFSAYRAAHAL from the coding sequence ATGCTGCCAGGGCGGGAAAACGTCGGCACCGTGGAGGATCTGCACGCGTCGGCGGCGAAACTCACCGGACTGGACGACTTCGGCGGCGAAGACCATCTCGAAGGTCTCCGGGTGCTGCTGGATTCGTATGCCGGTGAGGCGGGTTTGACCCCGTACGGCAACAAGATCCATCGTGCGTTCCTGCGCGGCGCCTTGGTGGCGAGGTCGTTGAGCGAGGCGTCCTGGAAACAGCATCCGGAGTACGCCGGGGTTCCCGTCGAACGGCCCATTTTCGTCACCGGCCTGCCGCGCACCGGGACCACGGCGCTGCACCGGCTGCTCACCGAGGATCCGGCGCACCAAGGGCTGGAGGTCTGGCTGACCGAGGTGCCGCAACCGCGCCCGCCACGCGAGACCTGGGCGGAAAACCCGGTCTTCCAAGGGATCCAGGCCGGATACGAGAAGCACCACGTCGAACATCCCGAGTTCATGGGCCTGCACCACATGTCCGCCGGTCAGGTCGAGGAATGCTGGCAGCTGCTGCGGCAATCGCTGAAATCGGTGTCCTACGAATGCCTCGCGCACGTGCCGTCGTACTCACGCTGGCTGGACGGGCAGAGCTGGACGGACGCCTATCGCAGGCACCGGCGCAATCTGCAGCTGATCGGCCTGCCCGACGCGGGGCGCCGCTGGGTGCTCAAGAACCCGAGTCACCTCTTCGCGCTCGACGCGCTGCTGGAGGTCTACCCGGACGCGCTGATCGTCCAGACCCATCGCGCGCCGAGCACGATCATCGCGTCGGTGTGCAGTTTGAACGAACAGGCTTCGGACGGCTGGTCCGACGTCTTCCGCGGTGACGTGATCGGCCGTGCCCAGCTGGATCTGTGGGCGCGGGGCGCGGAAAGGTCACTCGAAGCACGGAAGCGATACGATCCGGCGCAGTTCTGCGACGTCCGGTACGAGGATTTCGTCGCCGACCCGATCGGCACGGTCGAGGGTGTCTACCGGCATTTCGGGTTGCCGCTGAGCGGCGAAGCCCGGGACGCGATGACCGTCGTCCACGCCGAAAGCCGTTCCGGGGAAAGGAAACCCGTACACCGGTACGACCTCGCGGACTTCGGGCTCACCGCCGGCGAGGTCGACGAGCGCTTCTCGGCCTACCGCGCCGCCCACGCCCTCTGA
- a CDS encoding deoxyguanosinetriphosphate triphosphohydrolase family protein encodes MEQTDPRTWRRDPESESAGFTDLATSPFRIDRDRIAASPFFARLGGVTQVVSAGGSGLLHNRLTHSLKVAQVARAIAERINSTSDSAELAAKLGGCDPDVAEAAALAHDLGHPPFGHLGEQTLDRIARHRFGLADGFEGNAQSFRIITTTDVRGPSASGLDLTTAVRAAVLKYPWARLHVPDPHPTSMSVQPRGAAEPADAPGTGASKFSAYSTELDDFAQARAPFDGRIEPWQQTVEASVMDTADDIAYAIHDLQDFHRIGVLQHAPVAAEFTGWVEGAVDLAGLDDATLTAERRLPGRSLERLRRRMHAKDGWIVDDDAFTSAVARVRAELVDGLLATGFDGSIEAEQATAAFSAKWTARLVDGVQVVPSPSTRTGHLTLRPAQWHEVQVLKFVHRRFVLLRPELALHQRGQASLVTTLVDALDAWLLDRDEFYRLPRRLHDLVELARSEFNDLARRSPELLIGATGEPVTGADAVRGLARGRAVVDFVASLTDKQAVTLLDGLSGRASQPWSDSFVL; translated from the coding sequence ATGGAACAGACGGATCCAAGGACGTGGCGGCGTGATCCGGAGAGCGAGAGCGCCGGGTTCACCGACCTCGCCACGAGCCCGTTCCGGATCGACCGTGACCGGATCGCCGCGTCGCCGTTCTTCGCCCGCCTCGGCGGGGTGACCCAGGTGGTCAGCGCCGGTGGCTCCGGACTGCTGCACAACCGGCTCACCCACAGTCTCAAGGTCGCTCAGGTCGCGCGCGCGATCGCCGAGCGGATCAACTCCACCAGCGATTCCGCCGAACTCGCCGCGAAACTGGGCGGCTGCGATCCGGACGTCGCCGAGGCGGCCGCGCTCGCGCACGATCTGGGGCATCCGCCGTTCGGGCATCTGGGGGAGCAGACCCTCGACCGGATCGCCCGGCACCGGTTCGGCCTCGCCGACGGTTTCGAGGGCAACGCGCAGTCGTTCCGGATCATCACCACCACCGACGTGCGCGGACCGTCCGCTTCCGGACTCGACCTCACCACGGCGGTGCGCGCCGCGGTGCTGAAGTACCCGTGGGCGCGCCTGCACGTGCCCGATCCGCATCCGACGTCGATGTCCGTCCAGCCGCGCGGCGCGGCCGAGCCCGCCGACGCCCCCGGCACCGGCGCGAGCAAGTTCTCCGCCTACAGCACCGAGCTCGACGACTTCGCCCAGGCGCGGGCGCCGTTCGACGGCCGGATCGAACCCTGGCAGCAGACCGTCGAAGCGTCCGTGATGGACACCGCCGACGACATCGCCTACGCCATCCACGATCTCCAGGACTTCCACCGGATCGGCGTCCTGCAGCACGCGCCGGTCGCGGCCGAGTTCACCGGCTGGGTCGAGGGCGCGGTGGATCTGGCCGGGCTGGACGACGCGACCTTGACCGCCGAACGGCGGCTTCCCGGCCGTTCGCTGGAACGGTTGCGCCGCCGGATGCACGCCAAGGACGGCTGGATAGTCGACGACGACGCCTTCACCAGTGCCGTCGCCCGTGTCCGGGCCGAACTCGTCGACGGTTTGCTCGCCACCGGGTTCGACGGGTCCATCGAGGCCGAACAGGCCACCGCCGCCTTCTCCGCGAAATGGACCGCGCGTCTCGTCGACGGCGTGCAGGTCGTGCCGTCGCCCTCGACCCGGACAGGGCATCTCACGCTGCGGCCCGCGCAGTGGCACGAGGTGCAGGTGCTGAAATTCGTGCACCGGCGGTTCGTGCTGCTGCGCCCGGAACTGGCGCTGCACCAGCGCGGTCAGGCGAGCCTGGTGACCACGCTGGTCGACGCGCTCGACGCGTGGCTGCTCGACCGCGACGAGTTCTACCGGCTCCCGCGACGGCTGCACGATCTGGTGGAACTGGCGCGCTCGGAGTTCAACGATCTCGCGCGCAGGTCGCCGGAACTGCTCATCGGAGCGACCGGGGAACCGGTCACCGGCGCCGACGCCGTGCGCGGGCTCGCGCGCGGCCGGGCGGTGGTCGACTTCGTGGCGTCGCTGACGGACAAACAAGCGGTGACCCTTTTGGACGGCTTGTCCGGTCGCGCTTCGCAGCCGTGGTCGGACTCGTTCGTCCTTTGA
- a CDS encoding acVLRF1 family peptidyl-tRNA hydrolase, translating to MARERQVAGGGRAVEVAPDRLEGWYARFAVRNEGVRSTEFAPDIVTVTADNGVVAVATVPFGPLDAEGTVAGLAIGPLVDHALVSRRIALLLVRRGGHSVGIARGGVVVQSRTDRHLVQGRSAAGGWSQQRFARRREGQARVALRSAAEDAFEVLLPQLSEVDAVVLGGDRRALESLREDRRLAPLFERAEPRVLDIAEPRRTVLDDAAERAVAVEITLREP from the coding sequence ATGGCGAGGGAGCGGCAGGTGGCGGGCGGGGGACGGGCGGTCGAGGTCGCCCCGGACCGCCTCGAAGGCTGGTACGCCCGGTTCGCCGTCCGCAACGAGGGCGTGCGCTCGACGGAATTCGCGCCGGACATCGTCACGGTCACCGCGGACAACGGTGTCGTCGCCGTCGCGACCGTCCCTTTCGGACCGTTGGACGCCGAGGGAACCGTGGCCGGACTGGCCATCGGACCGCTCGTCGACCACGCCCTTGTCTCCCGGAGGATCGCGCTCCTGCTGGTGCGGCGAGGCGGGCACAGTGTCGGGATCGCGCGCGGGGGAGTGGTCGTCCAGTCCAGGACGGATCGCCATCTCGTCCAGGGCCGGTCCGCGGCGGGCGGCTGGTCGCAACAGCGTTTCGCGCGACGCAGGGAAGGGCAGGCGCGCGTCGCGCTGCGTTCCGCCGCCGAAGACGCCTTCGAGGTGCTCCTGCCTCAACTGTCCGAAGTGGACGCGGTCGTACTCGGGGGCGACCGGCGGGCGCTGGAATCACTGCGGGAGGACCGGCGGCTGGCACCGCTGTTCGAGCGTGCCGAACCCCGTGTTCTCGACATCGCCGAACCGCGCCGGACGGTGCTCGACGACGCGGCCGAACGGGCGGTCGCGGTGGAGATCACGCTGCGCGAGCCGTGA